Proteins encoded together in one Sinorhizobium meliloti window:
- a CDS encoding electron transfer flavoprotein-ubiquinone oxidoreductase: MTEQQELPERESMEFDVVIVGAGPAGLAAAIRLKQVNPELSVVVLEKGAEVGAHILSGAVVDPIGIDRLLPGWRDESDHPFKTEVTDDQFLFLGPAGSVRLPNFLMPPLMNNHGNYVVSLGNVCRWLATQAEALGVEIYPGFAATEVLYNDEGAVIGVATGDMGIERNGEPGPNFARGMELLGKYTLIGEGVRGSLAKQLIARYKLDEGRDVPKFGIGLKELWEVKPENHRPGLVQHSFGWPLGMKTGGGSFLYHLEDNLVAVGFVVHLNYKNPYLYPFEEFQRFKTHPAIRGTFEGGKRLSYGARAITEGGYQSVPKLSFPGGALIGCSAGFVNVPRIKGSHNAVLSGILAAEKLAEAIAHGRANDEPIEIERGWRESAIGQDLKRVRNVKPLWSKFGTAVGVAFGGLDMWTNQLFGFSFFGTLKHGKTDAQSLEPAAKHEKIDYPKPDGVLTFDRLSSVFLSNTNHEEDQPVHLQVKDWDLQKRSEYEVYAGPSSRYCPAGVYEWVEKDGEPTFVINAQNCVHCKTCDIKDPNQNINWVPPQGGEGPVYPNM, translated from the coding sequence ATGACCGAGCAACAAGAACTCCCCGAACGCGAGAGCATGGAATTCGACGTCGTGATCGTCGGGGCGGGACCGGCTGGTCTTGCGGCGGCGATCCGGCTGAAGCAGGTCAATCCGGAACTCTCGGTCGTGGTTCTGGAGAAGGGCGCCGAAGTGGGCGCGCATATCCTCTCCGGCGCCGTGGTCGACCCGATCGGCATCGACCGGCTCTTGCCCGGCTGGCGCGACGAATCGGACCACCCGTTCAAGACGGAAGTCACCGACGACCAGTTCCTCTTTCTCGGCCCCGCCGGCTCGGTCCGCCTTCCCAATTTCCTGATGCCGCCGCTGATGAACAATCACGGCAACTACGTCGTCTCGCTCGGCAATGTCTGTCGCTGGCTCGCCACCCAGGCGGAAGCGCTCGGCGTCGAAATCTATCCGGGTTTTGCCGCAACCGAGGTCCTCTACAATGACGAGGGCGCGGTGATCGGCGTTGCCACCGGTGACATGGGCATCGAGCGCAACGGCGAGCCGGGGCCGAACTTCGCCCGCGGCATGGAGCTGCTCGGCAAGTACACCCTTATCGGCGAGGGCGTGCGCGGCTCGCTCGCCAAGCAGCTGATCGCCAGATACAAGCTCGACGAGGGGCGCGACGTGCCGAAATTCGGCATCGGCCTGAAGGAACTCTGGGAGGTGAAGCCGGAAAATCATAGGCCCGGCCTCGTGCAGCATTCCTTCGGCTGGCCGCTCGGCATGAAGACCGGCGGCGGATCCTTCCTCTATCACCTCGAGGACAATCTGGTCGCCGTCGGTTTCGTCGTCCATCTCAACTACAAGAACCCATATCTCTATCCGTTCGAGGAGTTCCAGCGCTTCAAGACGCATCCGGCGATCCGCGGCACCTTCGAGGGTGGCAAGCGGCTCTCCTACGGCGCACGCGCCATTACCGAGGGCGGCTACCAGTCTGTGCCGAAGCTTTCCTTCCCCGGCGGGGCTCTGATCGGCTGCTCGGCCGGTTTCGTCAACGTGCCGCGCATCAAGGGCAGCCACAATGCGGTGCTGTCGGGCATTCTCGCGGCGGAGAAACTCGCCGAGGCGATCGCCCACGGCCGCGCCAATGACGAGCCGATCGAGATCGAGCGCGGCTGGCGCGAGAGCGCCATCGGCCAGGACCTGAAACGGGTCCGCAACGTCAAGCCGCTCTGGTCGAAGTTCGGCACCGCGGTCGGCGTGGCGTTCGGCGGTCTGGACATGTGGACCAACCAGCTCTTCGGCTTCTCCTTCTTCGGCACGCTGAAGCACGGCAAGACCGATGCGCAATCGCTCGAGCCGGCCGCCAAGCACGAGAAGATCGACTATCCGAAGCCGGATGGCGTGCTGACCTTCGACCGTCTCTCCTCGGTGTTCCTATCGAACACCAATCACGAGGAGGACCAGCCGGTGCATCTTCAGGTGAAGGATTGGGATCTGCAGAAACGCTCGGAATACGAGGTCTATGCCGGCCCGTCGTCGCGCTACTGTCCGGCCGGCGTCTATGAATGGGTGGAGAAGGACGGCGAGCCCACCTTCGTCATCAACGCCCAGAACTGCGTCCACTGCAAGACCTGCGACATCAAGGACCCGAACCAGAACATCAACTGGGTGCCGCCACAAGGGGGCGAAGGGCCGGTCTATCCGAACATGTGA
- a CDS encoding ABC transporter substrate-binding protein: protein MKKLLATTCLAAGLLGLGSAASAAECGDVTIANMNWQSAEVLASVDKFILTEGYGCSAELVVGDTVPTITSMIEKGEPDIAPEGWVDLLPDVVNRGLEEGKLVGAAVALSDGAVQGWWVPKYIVDANPDIKTIDDVLKHKELFPDPEDPNKGAIFNGPQGWGGTVVTTQLYKAYGAEAAGFTLVDTGSAAGLDGSIAKAYERKQGWVGYYWAPTALLGKYEMVKLEHGVPNDMAEWKRCNTVADCPDPKKNDWPKDKVQTLVTKEFADRAGPAMEYLNTRAWTNDTVNKLMAWMTDNQASGEEGAKHFLEENPDLWTKWVSPEVAEKIKAAL from the coding sequence ATGAAGAAACTTCTTGCAACGACATGCCTGGCCGCCGGTCTTTTGGGACTCGGCAGCGCGGCATCGGCGGCGGAATGCGGCGATGTGACGATTGCCAACATGAACTGGCAGAGCGCCGAAGTCCTGGCGAGTGTGGACAAGTTCATTCTGACCGAAGGCTACGGCTGCAGTGCGGAGCTCGTCGTCGGCGACACGGTGCCGACCATCACGTCGATGATCGAGAAGGGCGAGCCGGATATCGCGCCGGAGGGCTGGGTCGACCTGCTGCCGGACGTGGTGAACCGCGGCCTCGAAGAAGGCAAGCTCGTAGGCGCCGCAGTCGCGCTTTCGGATGGCGCCGTACAGGGCTGGTGGGTTCCGAAGTACATCGTCGATGCCAACCCGGACATCAAGACGATCGACGACGTCCTGAAGCATAAGGAACTCTTCCCCGATCCGGAGGATCCGAACAAGGGCGCGATTTTCAACGGTCCTCAAGGGTGGGGCGGCACGGTCGTGACGACGCAGCTTTACAAGGCCTATGGCGCCGAGGCGGCGGGCTTCACGCTGGTCGATACCGGCTCGGCGGCCGGCCTCGACGGCTCGATTGCCAAGGCCTATGAGCGCAAGCAGGGTTGGGTCGGCTACTACTGGGCCCCGACAGCGCTGCTCGGCAAGTACGAGATGGTCAAGCTCGAGCATGGCGTCCCCAACGACATGGCCGAATGGAAGCGCTGCAATACGGTTGCGGATTGCCCGGATCCGAAGAAGAACGATTGGCCGAAGGACAAGGTCCAGACACTGGTAACCAAGGAATTCGCCGACCGCGCCGGCCCGGCCATGGAGTATCTCAACACCCGCGCCTGGACGAACGACACGGTCAACAAGCTCATGGCCTGGATGACCGACAATCAGGCGAGCGGCGAGGAAGGCGCGAAGCACTTCCTCGAGGAAAACCCGGACCTCTGGACCAAGTGGGTCTCGCCCGAAGTCGCCGAAAAGATCAAGGCTGCCCTCTGA
- a CDS encoding ABC transporter permease gives MEWLTKFPHMDDDRLRQLKKIIDEGFRSFTRAYGDAIESFFDPLQFFLIHAERFMTRTPWPIILILIAVIAWFASRNWKIVAGAVGTLLLIGYLDMWDDTMKTISMIFVCTVLSIAIGIPMGIIMSRSDRFQNIVNPVLDVMQTMPSFVYLIPVVMLLGIGKVPGLIAVVIYAIPPMIRLTNLGIRLVDKDVLEAADAFGSSNWQKLKNVQMPLALPTIMAGINQTIMMALAMVVIASMIGVQGLGQPVLKAIANQYFTLGIFNGLAIVGIAIIFDRVSQAYGRRLQRHREIIHG, from the coding sequence ATGGAATGGCTGACCAAATTTCCGCACATGGACGACGATCGGCTTCGGCAGTTGAAGAAGATAATCGACGAAGGGTTCCGTAGCTTCACACGCGCCTATGGCGACGCGATCGAATCGTTCTTCGACCCGCTCCAGTTCTTCCTGATCCACGCCGAACGGTTCATGACACGAACGCCCTGGCCGATCATTCTCATACTGATTGCCGTGATCGCCTGGTTTGCCAGCCGCAACTGGAAGATCGTTGCCGGCGCCGTCGGTACCCTGCTCCTCATCGGTTATCTCGACATGTGGGACGACACGATGAAGACGATCTCGATGATCTTCGTCTGTACGGTCCTGTCGATAGCGATCGGCATACCGATGGGCATCATCATGTCACGTTCCGATCGTTTCCAGAACATCGTCAATCCGGTGCTCGACGTGATGCAGACGATGCCGAGCTTCGTCTACCTCATTCCCGTCGTGATGCTTCTCGGCATCGGCAAGGTTCCGGGGCTTATAGCCGTCGTCATCTACGCGATCCCGCCGATGATCCGCCTCACCAATCTCGGAATCCGGCTGGTCGACAAGGATGTGCTGGAGGCGGCGGACGCCTTCGGCTCGTCGAACTGGCAGAAGCTGAAGAACGTGCAGATGCCGCTGGCGCTGCCGACGATCATGGCCGGGATCAACCAGACCATCATGATGGCGCTCGCCATGGTCGTCATTGCTTCGATGATCGGCGTTCAGGGCCTGGGTCAGCCGGTCTTGAAGGCGATCGCCAACCAGTATTTCACGCTCGGCATCTTCAACGGCCTCGCCATCGTCGGAATCGCCATCATCTTCGACCGGGTGAGCCAGGCTTACGGGCGCCGGCTCCAGCGCCACCGCGAAATCATTCACGGATAG
- a CDS encoding zinc-binding alcohol dehydrogenase family protein — translation MRAVAYKTPQPIANETALMDVDLPVPTPGERDLLVEVKAVSVNPVDTKVRAGVQPEPEQLKVLGWDAAGVVKAVGPKVTLFKPGDEVFYAGAIGRPGTNAEFHLVDERIVGRKPHSLDFAAASALPLTAITAWESIFDRLRVNDPVPGAANAVLIIGGAGGVGSIAIQLLRALTNVTVIATASRAETREWALKLGAHHVLDHSRPLAAEVEQLALGAPAFVFSTTNTDKHVDEIVKLIAPQGRFALIDDLAVLDVMPFKRKSVSIHWEMMFARPLFGTPDMIEQHNLLNRVAELVDGGKIRTTLTETLGPIDAATLRKAHQMIETGRTRGKLVLAGF, via the coding sequence ATGCGTGCCGTCGCCTACAAGACACCGCAACCCATCGCCAACGAGACCGCGCTGATGGACGTGGACCTGCCTGTGCCGACGCCGGGGGAGCGCGATCTCCTGGTGGAAGTCAAGGCGGTTTCCGTCAACCCGGTCGATACCAAGGTGCGCGCCGGCGTTCAGCCGGAGCCGGAGCAGCTGAAGGTTCTCGGATGGGATGCCGCCGGCGTCGTCAAGGCGGTCGGCCCGAAGGTTACGCTCTTCAAACCCGGCGACGAAGTGTTCTACGCAGGCGCCATCGGCCGGCCCGGGACGAATGCGGAGTTTCACCTCGTCGACGAGCGGATCGTCGGGCGGAAACCGCATTCGCTCGATTTCGCGGCCGCCAGCGCCTTGCCGCTTACGGCGATCACCGCCTGGGAGTCGATTTTCGATCGGCTCAGGGTCAATGATCCCGTACCGGGAGCAGCGAACGCGGTGCTGATCATCGGGGGCGCCGGCGGCGTCGGCTCGATCGCCATTCAGTTGCTGCGCGCTCTGACCAATGTCACCGTCATCGCCACCGCTTCACGCGCCGAAACCCGCGAGTGGGCCTTGAAGCTCGGTGCCCATCATGTGCTCGACCACAGCCGCCCGCTTGCGGCCGAGGTAGAGCAGCTCGCCCTCGGCGCGCCGGCCTTCGTGTTTTCAACGACCAACACCGACAAGCATGTCGACGAGATCGTCAAGCTGATCGCGCCGCAGGGGCGCTTTGCGCTGATCGACGACCTGGCGGTCCTCGACGTCATGCCGTTCAAGCGCAAATCCGTCTCGATCCACTGGGAAATGATGTTTGCGCGTCCGCTGTTCGGGACCCCGGACATGATCGAGCAGCACAATCTCTTGAACAGGGTCGCGGAACTGGTGGATGGCGGCAAGATCCGCACGACCTTAACGGAGACGCTCGGCCCCATCGACGCGGCAACGCTCAGGAAGGCGCATCAGATGATTGAAACCGGCCGCACGCGCGGCAAGCTGGTGCTCGCCGGATTCTGA
- a CDS encoding winged helix-turn-helix transcriptional regulator, translating to MSRPRAKLTNTFPGCPVESTLSFIDGKWKGVILYHLMSEGVLRFNELRRRLPSVTPRMLTRQLRELEEAALLSRTVFPVVPPRVDYALTPRGESLKPVIMALKAWGDENVLCDGDRMTLKPLESRSGPELKRA from the coding sequence ATGTCCCGGCCGCGCGCGAAGCTGACGAACACATTTCCGGGCTGCCCGGTCGAGTCGACCTTGAGTTTCATCGACGGCAAATGGAAGGGCGTCATCCTCTATCACCTGATGAGCGAAGGCGTCCTGCGCTTCAACGAACTGCGCAGGAGGCTGCCGAGCGTGACGCCGCGTATGCTGACCAGGCAGTTGCGTGAGCTGGAGGAGGCGGCGCTTCTGTCGCGTACGGTCTTTCCGGTCGTTCCGCCGCGTGTCGACTACGCCTTGACGCCGAGGGGAGAAAGCCTGAAACCGGTGATCATGGCCCTGAAAGCCTGGGGCGACGAGAATGTCCTCTGCGACGGCGATCGCATGACACTGAAGCCGCTCGAATCCCGCTCGGGGCCAGAACTCAAGCGCGCTTGA
- a CDS encoding diacylglycerol/lipid kinase family protein: protein MKVKAIFNRDGGTFRTTDMDAYSRKVEEDFRAAGHEIEIAVVAADEMRDALETACGRDDLDAIVAGGGDGTISAAAGVAWKTGMPLGIVPAGTMNLVARSLKLPLDIWKVPEVLANGRIIDADIGSADGRAFVHQFSMGLHARMVRYRQSYRFASRLGKISASVRAAIGVIFNPPDFEIEFDADGHRERRHVSAISVSNNHFGHDTLMYAEDLTSGHLGFYTAPPLSPAGVAKLSFDILRGKFRSSTLITEMSALTVDLHFPKVDRKINCVIDGELIPIRSGKVALRVHPGELKLLVGSQESNFGNPV from the coding sequence TTGAAAGTCAAAGCCATCTTCAATCGAGATGGGGGAACTTTCCGTACGACGGACATGGATGCCTACAGCAGGAAGGTCGAGGAGGACTTTCGGGCGGCCGGCCACGAGATCGAGATCGCAGTGGTCGCAGCGGATGAGATGCGGGACGCGTTGGAGACGGCTTGCGGACGGGACGATCTCGACGCGATCGTCGCCGGCGGCGGCGACGGCACGATTTCGGCGGCGGCAGGCGTGGCCTGGAAAACCGGCATGCCGCTGGGCATCGTTCCCGCCGGGACGATGAATCTCGTCGCGCGCTCCCTGAAGCTGCCGCTCGATATCTGGAAGGTCCCGGAGGTGCTGGCCAATGGCCGAATCATCGATGCCGACATAGGCAGCGCTGACGGCCGCGCATTCGTGCATCAGTTCTCGATGGGGCTCCACGCCCGCATGGTGCGCTATCGTCAGTCCTATCGGTTCGCGTCGCGACTCGGGAAGATCAGCGCCAGCGTACGCGCCGCCATCGGGGTAATCTTCAACCCGCCGGATTTCGAGATCGAATTCGACGCGGACGGGCACCGCGAGCGCCGGCATGTTTCGGCGATTTCCGTTTCGAACAACCATTTCGGCCACGACACGCTGATGTATGCGGAAGACCTGACAAGCGGCCACCTGGGCTTCTACACGGCGCCGCCGCTAAGCCCTGCGGGCGTGGCGAAGCTCTCCTTCGACATCCTGCGCGGAAAGTTCAGGAGCAGCACGCTGATCACCGAGATGAGCGCTCTGACGGTCGACCTGCACTTTCCGAAGGTGGATCGGAAGATCAACTGCGTCATCGACGGCGAGCTTATCCCGATCAGAAGCGGCAAGGTCGCATTGCGCGTTCACCCCGGTGAATTGAAGCTGCTGGTCGGGTCGCAGGAGAGCAATTTCGGGAACCCCGTGTAG
- a CDS encoding glycosyltransferase family 39 protein: MLEAVNRRPGAVVLAVAGYFLLCIILRVFVSSSLEIDEAEQAFLSQFLALGYGPQPPFYNWLQYGLAEVIGTSLATMTILKNGLLFLCCLFYGLAARLVLTDRRLPPIAMLGVLTLPPIFLLAQRDLSHTVAALFAVSLFLYSFLKTLKRPSLFSYILTGVAVGIGLMAKYNFVLVPVAAIVAVLPERELRARILDWRILPAIAVATLIVLPHAYWVLQNFGFASGGTLNEMREREAEGFLLQAFYGVYSLGSAIIGGSLVPLLVFGLVFRGKFRAIWQAESQWSRIVGRMLAICLIAILLVVLGVAATHVREKWLVLFLVLIPLYLCLKIEAANIDLTDSLRRFFLLVLVIALGALVLVSARAVVRPWFGDYSRLNIPYAALAEAVAQAEGQPALILANDKQIAGNLRMQFSGAQVTMPSPSNALPVDMSKRPLLAVWHDDAQPEAPVPDLLRNALSALGIPDAAAAPRHLALPYLYGTGEDRYSFSYIWVAE, from the coding sequence GTGCTTGAAGCGGTCAATCGACGCCCTGGAGCGGTCGTCCTGGCGGTCGCCGGCTATTTCCTGCTGTGCATCATCCTGCGGGTCTTCGTCTCGAGCTCACTGGAAATCGACGAGGCGGAACAGGCATTTCTGTCTCAGTTCCTCGCCCTCGGATACGGACCGCAGCCGCCCTTCTACAATTGGCTGCAATATGGACTGGCAGAGGTGATCGGGACCTCGCTGGCGACGATGACCATCCTCAAGAACGGGCTCCTATTTCTCTGCTGTCTGTTCTACGGCCTTGCGGCACGGCTGGTATTGACCGACCGCCGTCTGCCCCCGATCGCAATGCTCGGCGTTCTTACGCTGCCGCCGATCTTTCTACTCGCACAGCGCGATCTTTCCCACACGGTCGCAGCACTCTTCGCCGTCTCGCTCTTTCTCTACAGTTTCCTGAAGACGCTGAAGCGGCCCAGCCTTTTCTCCTATATTCTCACCGGCGTTGCGGTGGGTATCGGCCTTATGGCGAAGTACAACTTCGTCCTCGTGCCGGTCGCGGCGATCGTCGCCGTTTTGCCGGAACGGGAGCTGCGGGCGCGGATACTCGACTGGCGCATTCTGCCGGCGATTGCGGTAGCAACGCTCATCGTTCTGCCCCACGCCTACTGGGTGCTGCAGAATTTCGGTTTCGCCTCGGGTGGGACCTTGAACGAGATGCGGGAGCGCGAGGCGGAGGGATTTCTGCTTCAGGCCTTTTACGGCGTCTACTCGCTCGGCTCCGCCATCATCGGCGGCAGCCTGGTGCCGCTGCTCGTATTCGGCCTCGTCTTCCGCGGCAAGTTCCGCGCGATCTGGCAGGCGGAAAGCCAGTGGAGCAGGATCGTCGGGCGGATGCTCGCCATTTGCCTGATCGCGATCCTGCTGGTCGTACTCGGCGTCGCCGCCACGCATGTGCGCGAAAAATGGCTGGTCCTCTTTCTCGTTCTCATTCCGCTTTATCTCTGTCTGAAGATCGAGGCGGCGAATATCGACCTTACAGACAGCCTCAGGCGCTTCTTCCTGCTGGTCTTAGTCATCGCGCTGGGCGCACTCGTGCTCGTGTCGGCGCGAGCCGTCGTGCGGCCGTGGTTTGGTGACTATTCGAGGCTGAACATACCCTACGCCGCATTGGCCGAAGCGGTGGCACAGGCAGAAGGCCAGCCGGCGCTTATCCTCGCCAATGACAAGCAGATCGCGGGAAATCTCCGAATGCAGTTCAGCGGAGCACAGGTCACGATGCCAAGCCCCTCGAATGCGCTTCCGGTCGATATGTCGAAAAGGCCCCTTCTCGCGGTCTGGCATGACGACGCACAGCCGGAAGCACCCGTTCCCGACCTGTTGCGGAACGCTCTCTCCGCACTTGGCATTCCGGACGCGGCCGCGGCACCGCGCCACCTCGCGCTGCCCTATCTCTACGGGACCGGCGAGGATCGCTACAGCTTCAGCTATATCTGGGTCGCGGAATAG
- a CDS encoding glycosyltransferase family 2 protein has product MNRIEEPVKPMTEVLEGVELSIVVPVFNEEESVGPLVTRIRAAMAGFLKSWELILVDDGSTDRTLPNARKELSHPDLQLKIIELQKNFGQTAAMQAGIDAASGRLIATLDGDLQNDPADIPNMVAAIEERGLDLLVGWRQNRRDALILRKIPSWCANVLIGKITGVRLHDYGCSLKIYRGSIIKQVKLMGEMHRFIPAWVAGVVPSSRIGEMPVTHHARHYGSSKYGISRTFRVILDLLAVLFFMRYKARPGHFFGSIGLAAGGLSVLILLYLAIDKFIFGNDIGTRPMLIVGVMLFLSSVQLITTGILSEMMARAYFRDDEMTSYIVRQTFEREQPRA; this is encoded by the coding sequence TTGAATCGCATCGAAGAACCCGTGAAGCCGATGACCGAAGTCCTGGAGGGTGTCGAGCTCTCCATAGTCGTGCCGGTGTTCAACGAGGAGGAGAGCGTCGGACCGCTCGTCACGCGCATCCGGGCGGCAATGGCCGGGTTCCTGAAGTCATGGGAACTCATCCTCGTCGACGACGGCAGCACGGACCGAACCCTGCCGAACGCGCGCAAGGAGCTTTCACACCCCGACCTGCAACTGAAGATCATCGAGCTCCAGAAGAATTTCGGCCAGACGGCCGCAATGCAGGCGGGGATCGACGCGGCGTCCGGCCGGCTGATCGCGACGCTTGACGGCGACCTTCAGAACGATCCGGCGGACATTCCCAACATGGTCGCGGCGATAGAAGAGCGCGGGCTCGACCTCCTTGTCGGCTGGCGGCAAAACCGACGCGATGCACTGATTCTGAGGAAGATCCCATCCTGGTGCGCCAACGTTCTGATCGGCAAGATCACGGGCGTGAGATTGCACGACTATGGCTGCAGCCTGAAGATCTACCGCGGTTCCATCATCAAGCAGGTGAAGCTGATGGGGGAAATGCACCGCTTCATTCCGGCCTGGGTGGCGGGTGTCGTGCCGAGCAGTCGGATCGGCGAGATGCCGGTGACCCATCACGCGCGGCATTACGGCAGCTCGAAGTACGGGATCTCGCGCACGTTCCGGGTTATCCTCGATCTGCTCGCGGTCTTGTTCTTCATGCGCTACAAGGCGCGGCCCGGGCACTTTTTCGGCTCCATCGGCCTGGCTGCCGGCGGTCTCAGTGTGCTGATCCTTCTCTATCTAGCGATAGACAAGTTCATCTTCGGCAACGACATCGGCACCCGTCCGATGCTGATCGTCGGCGTGATGCTGTTCCTCTCTTCGGTCCAACTGATCACCACCGGCATTCTCTCGGAGATGATGGCGCGCGCCTATTTCCGCGACGATGAAATGACGAGTTACATCGTGCGCCAGACTTTCGAGCGGGAGCAGCCGCGTGCTTGA
- a CDS encoding lysylphosphatidylglycerol synthase domain-containing protein, translating into MNTNWERSRRPWLARNRLALISAAAIAAYAVFVEWVWGWPVLLRQWAEIGVVPVLSALALLVATYLIRCYRIHDYFPGETRSRFLSLFRVTQVHNLLNIMLPFRAGETSFPLLMRSEFGVPLVRGTAALFVMRLLDLHALLTVAAVGLVVGRGPGAIGWVLWLIAFLSPLAFFLMKEKALTTVRRFAPAKVGPHLDEVEAGLPIGIPAFLRAWAMTMLNWAVKVVVLAWVLAIMGVAPLAASFGGALGGELSSVLPVHAPAGVGTYAAAIVAGAVSFGADHATLETLGRASVNAHLMVIVSAVVGTLLSLLLRPKA; encoded by the coding sequence ATGAATACGAACTGGGAGCGCAGCCGGCGGCCGTGGCTCGCGCGCAACCGTCTCGCACTGATTTCCGCTGCGGCAATCGCGGCTTATGCCGTCTTCGTGGAGTGGGTCTGGGGCTGGCCGGTATTGCTGCGGCAATGGGCCGAAATCGGCGTCGTGCCGGTGCTCTCGGCGCTAGCGCTTCTCGTCGCCACCTATCTCATCCGTTGCTATCGGATCCACGACTACTTCCCGGGCGAAACCAGGAGCCGGTTTCTGTCTCTCTTCCGTGTGACCCAGGTTCACAATCTGCTCAACATCATGCTGCCGTTCAGAGCGGGCGAAACGAGCTTTCCCTTGCTCATGCGCAGCGAATTCGGTGTGCCGCTGGTGCGTGGTACCGCGGCGCTCTTCGTCATGCGGCTTCTGGACCTGCATGCCCTGCTGACCGTCGCTGCGGTGGGTCTGGTGGTGGGGCGGGGCCCAGGGGCGATCGGCTGGGTTCTCTGGCTTATCGCTTTTCTGTCGCCTCTTGCCTTCTTTCTCATGAAGGAGAAAGCTCTCACCACGGTGCGCCGTTTCGCGCCGGCGAAGGTCGGTCCGCATCTGGACGAGGTGGAGGCGGGCCTGCCGATCGGCATTCCCGCTTTCCTGCGGGCCTGGGCGATGACGATGCTGAACTGGGCGGTAAAGGTCGTCGTTCTCGCCTGGGTGCTCGCGATCATGGGGGTCGCTCCGCTCGCCGCCTCCTTCGGCGGGGCGCTCGGCGGCGAATTGTCTTCCGTCCTGCCGGTGCACGCGCCGGCGGGTGTGGGAACCTACGCAGCGGCGATCGTCGCCGGTGCGGTTTCCTTCGGAGCGGATCACGCGACGCTCGAGACGCTCGGCCGCGCCAGTGTCAATGCCCACCTCATGGTC